A window of Nocardia fluminea contains these coding sequences:
- a CDS encoding PDR/VanB family oxidoreductase, with the protein MTWIDAVVNARTPATPDIALFDLAPTGGTEFPSYTAGSHVDVDLGSGLVRQYSLCGPPEPDRYRLAVLNVAHSRGGSRAMHALAVGDRVRISAPRNHFPLAATRSHVLIAGGIGITPLLAMLIHLEQTGADYVLHYSARTRSRAAFLDELAANPRVRLHFDDEDPALLLDITRDLGDPRPDTAVYVCGPDGFMDYVVGKAEALGWPRAALHTERFGTNLTTPSDAGRAGFTVRVASTGAEYSVADDQSVLDVLLDNGVDAPFSCRQGICGECVVRVLAGEPDHRDDVLTDTERADGMFTTCSSRSHSPVIEVDL; encoded by the coding sequence GTGACCTGGATCGATGCGGTGGTCAACGCCCGCACCCCGGCGACGCCCGACATCGCGCTGTTCGACCTCGCTCCGACCGGGGGCACCGAGTTCCCGTCCTACACAGCGGGTTCGCACGTCGACGTCGATCTCGGGTCGGGTCTGGTCCGCCAATACTCGCTGTGCGGACCACCCGAACCGGACCGATACCGCTTGGCGGTGCTGAACGTCGCGCACTCGCGGGGCGGTTCGCGGGCCATGCACGCGCTCGCGGTGGGTGATCGGGTGCGGATCTCGGCCCCGCGCAATCACTTTCCACTCGCGGCGACTCGCAGTCATGTACTGATCGCGGGCGGCATCGGCATCACGCCGCTGCTGGCCATGCTGATACACCTCGAGCAGACCGGGGCGGACTACGTCCTGCACTACAGTGCCCGGACCCGTTCCCGCGCAGCCTTTCTCGACGAGCTGGCCGCGAACCCACGGGTGCGGTTGCATTTCGACGACGAGGACCCCGCCCTACTGCTCGACATCACCCGCGACCTCGGCGATCCGAGACCGGACACCGCGGTCTATGTCTGCGGGCCGGACGGCTTCATGGACTACGTCGTGGGCAAGGCCGAAGCACTCGGCTGGCCACGCGCAGCACTACACACCGAACGATTCGGCACGAACCTCACCACTCCCTCCGATGCGGGTCGAGCCGGCTTCACCGTGCGAGTGGCCTCCACCGGCGCCGAATACAGTGTCGCCGACGACCAGAGCGTGCTCGATGTCCTGCTCGACAACGGTGTCGACGCGCCCTTCTCGTGCCGGCAGGGCATCTGTGGAGAATGTGTCGTCCGTGTCCTCGCCGGCGAACCCGATCACCGCGACGACGTCCTCACCGACACCGAACGCGCCGACGGCATGTTCACCACCTGCTCGTCACGTTCCCACTCCCCCGTTATCGAGGTGGACCTCTGA
- a CDS encoding Rieske 2Fe-2S domain-containing protein, producing the protein MTEPSTVDTGTGYGRKAPSYDTRLTEVGPGTPMGEALRRYWHPIATSATLTAEAPHRTRVLGEDLVVFRDGSGRAGVVFERCAHRGASLFFGRIEDDGLRCGYHGWKYDVQGRCLEQACEPDRGKRRDAARQPWYPVEERYGLVFVYMGPPDRKPVLPRYDVLEDLAEGERYFAEWPFPGLSVTGAEQDFHWLLIYENTIDPVHINWLHSQHSGYQFLGTGTTGFPEDFFDPYTLPGRVSYDRTDFGAKYGVRFLDRERDGERTERVWGAELHLPNATVLPDWVELTPDTKADMVIWAVPIDDTRHRAFFSIRASDPARVQRFLFGITQDGKNAWELTDQERQRFPGDGEIMTSQGPVALHSEETLATTDRGVVLLRRLLRTMIDDVEAGRDPQGVSLVEEPVRRTQAGLFTLATDAADATVPAARV; encoded by the coding sequence ATGACCGAACCATCCACGGTGGACACCGGCACCGGGTACGGCCGCAAGGCCCCGTCCTACGACACCCGGCTGACCGAGGTCGGCCCCGGCACACCGATGGGCGAGGCGCTGCGACGGTACTGGCACCCGATCGCCACCTCGGCCACCCTCACCGCCGAAGCACCCCATCGCACCCGCGTCCTCGGCGAGGATCTGGTCGTCTTCCGGGACGGAAGCGGCCGCGCGGGTGTGGTTTTCGAGCGTTGCGCGCACCGCGGTGCCAGTCTGTTCTTCGGCCGGATCGAGGACGACGGGCTGCGCTGCGGCTATCACGGCTGGAAATACGATGTGCAGGGGCGATGCCTCGAGCAAGCGTGTGAGCCGGATCGCGGCAAGCGCCGCGATGCCGCGCGGCAGCCGTGGTATCCGGTGGAGGAACGCTACGGACTGGTGTTCGTCTACATGGGGCCGCCCGACCGCAAGCCCGTGCTGCCGCGCTACGACGTGCTCGAGGACCTCGCCGAGGGCGAGCGGTACTTCGCCGAATGGCCGTTCCCCGGATTGTCGGTCACCGGCGCCGAGCAGGATTTCCACTGGCTGCTGATCTACGAGAACACGATCGACCCGGTGCACATCAACTGGCTGCACTCCCAGCACAGCGGCTACCAATTCCTCGGCACCGGCACCACCGGCTTCCCCGAGGACTTCTTCGATCCCTACACCTTGCCGGGCCGGGTCAGCTATGACCGCACCGATTTCGGTGCGAAGTACGGCGTGAGGTTCCTGGACAGGGAACGGGACGGAGAGCGGACCGAACGGGTGTGGGGCGCCGAGCTGCACCTGCCCAATGCGACGGTGCTGCCGGACTGGGTCGAGCTGACCCCGGACACCAAGGCCGACATGGTGATCTGGGCTGTCCCGATCGACGACACCCGTCATCGCGCGTTCTTCTCCATCCGCGCGAGCGATCCCGCACGCGTGCAACGGTTCCTGTTCGGCATCACCCAGGACGGCAAGAACGCCTGGGAGCTGACCGACCAGGAACGTCAGCGCTTCCCCGGTGACGGGGAGATCATGACCTCGCAGGGTCCGGTCGCGCTGCACTCCGAGGAGACCTTGGCGACAACGGATCGCGGCGTGGTGCTGCTGCGCCGGTTGCTGCGGACGATGATCGACGACGTGGAGGCGGGGCGCGATCCGCAGGGGGTGAGTCTGGTCGAGGAACCTGTGCGGCGCACCCAAGCGGGTCTGTTCACCCTCGCCACCGACGCCGCGGACGCGACCGTGCCGGCGGCCCGTGTCTGA
- a CDS encoding winged helix-turn-helix transcriptional regulator, producing MVGDRWTLLIARELLPGPMRYTELKTSLEGIATNLLSERLKTLEANGVVERRLEDSGVVYALTSWGAGLREPMEALGRWGAPLLATGRGEDAFQPRWLTLALPALLRGATASPPVELGIETDGFLMVLRVDEDGPSAFVPDRDPASVFTAAPDVVVALAAGAISIEQAIAAGAFRGDSNILRTALTPFMRT from the coding sequence GTGGTAGGCGACAGGTGGACGCTGCTCATCGCGCGCGAGCTGCTGCCGGGGCCGATGCGTTATACCGAGCTGAAGACCTCACTCGAAGGCATCGCGACGAACCTCTTGTCCGAGCGGCTGAAGACCCTGGAGGCGAACGGGGTCGTCGAGCGCCGTCTCGAGGACTCGGGCGTCGTCTACGCCCTCACGTCGTGGGGAGCGGGGTTGCGAGAGCCGATGGAGGCGCTCGGCCGGTGGGGCGCTCCGCTGCTCGCGACCGGCCGGGGCGAGGACGCCTTCCAGCCGCGCTGGCTGACCCTCGCGCTGCCTGCCCTCCTCCGAGGCGCCACCGCCTCTCCTCCCGTCGAGCTCGGCATCGAAACGGACGGCTTCCTCATGGTCCTGAGAGTCGACGAAGACGGGCCGAGCGCATTCGTACCCGATCGAGATCCGGCCTCGGTATTCACCGCCGCTCCCGACGTGGTCGTCGCGCTGGCCGCTGGAGCGATCAGCATCGAGCAGGCCATCGCCGCCGGCGCGTTCCGTGGCGACTCGAACATCCTCCGAACCGCGCTCACGCCTTTCATGCGAACGTGA
- a CDS encoding DUF1761 domain-containing protein, translating into MELSISWPAVVFAIAVGTAIAWIWYSDWGLVGGVWRKLTGVTKADSERGGKGPFVVLVASIVVTALTLAAASSVTCGFFGTDSFWAAPAVALVAWLGFSLSTLAQHNGFEQKPGQLTVINSAYQLVLFLGMAVPIGLLQ; encoded by the coding sequence GTGGAGCTGAGCATCAGCTGGCCGGCCGTCGTGTTCGCGATCGCGGTCGGAACGGCGATCGCGTGGATCTGGTACAGCGACTGGGGGCTGGTCGGCGGTGTATGGCGGAAGCTGACCGGGGTGACCAAGGCGGACTCCGAGAGAGGCGGCAAGGGTCCGTTCGTGGTCCTGGTGGCATCGATCGTCGTCACCGCGCTGACTCTCGCAGCCGCCAGCTCCGTCACGTGCGGCTTCTTCGGCACCGACTCCTTCTGGGCCGCCCCGGCAGTCGCCCTCGTGGCGTGGCTCGGCTTCTCGCTGTCGACCCTGGCACAGCACAACGGCTTCGAGCAGAAGCCGGGTCAGCTCACTGTGATCAACAGCGCCTACCAGCTCGTGCTGTTCCTCGGCATGGCCGTCCCGATCGGGTTGCTGCAGTAG